The following proteins are co-located in the Takifugu flavidus isolate HTHZ2018 chromosome 16, ASM371156v2, whole genome shotgun sequence genome:
- the pld1a gene encoding phospholipase D1a produces the protein MLPKAPPTTSNLNLVSSDFSNSTEVPDVQDGIQMADLVESLDTRELDIGDGEDLDYDANSLGDCRIQFSAVYATVGFKEASAKVYLPTVPITARILEMERFTTAQDRFNLSHHRSVNKSLPAVFKIELKHGEFTWLIKRKEKHFMELHRELRTYKTFMRIPLPSRSHTVRRRTVRKSEVTEMPSLPRGGGDDLVRDEQVSSRRRQLEDYLNKLLRMAMYRKYHHTMEFIDVSQLSFIHDLGPKGLEGLIYKRSGGHRIPGMNCCGQNQVCYRWSKRWLVVKDSCLIYMKPDSGAISFVLLLDKEFTIKMDSKDTETKHGVRIDSLSRTLVFKCSSYRHARWWGQSIESFVRNHGKAFLRDHRFGSFAQEQENIPAKWYVNGKTYMEDVANALEEAKEEIFITDWWLSPEIFLKRPVVEGNRWRLDCILKRKAQQGVRIFVMLYKEVELALGINSGYSKRTLLHLHPNIKVMRHPDHVSSSVYLWAHHEKIVVVDQSVAFVGGIDLAYGRWDDREHRLTDVGSVTRSVAVEQAGRANALPGKGAPPSGGVSESNGRGTPPSDLAELPKLKGIGRNRRTRFSLYRHLQKHAMQHSDSVDSVDSTGSGSVRSLKTDVGELQGNTRFWHGKDYCNFVYKDWIQLEKPFDDFIDRYTRPRMPWHDIASAVHGRAARDVARHFIQRWNFTKIMKPKYRSLSYPFLLPKSHSTANELRYQIPDCVTAKVQVLRSAADWSAGIKYHEESIHNAYVQVIAKSKHYIYIENQFFISCAESRLVYNKIGDAIIERIIRAHKEGRKYRVYVVTPLLPGFEGDITTGGGNAIQAVMHFNYRTMIRGEHSIISQLKKEMDDQWMNYISFAGLRTHAELEGRLVTELIYVHSKMLIADDNTVIIGSANINDRSMLGKRDSEVAVIVEDSEKVAAVMDGREYEAGPYALQLRLECFRTILGGHSDTSIDLSDPVSDRFYKEVWMTTAGRNATIYEKVFRCLPSSLVRNMSELEQYQSILGLAQTDQARAQEELRKIHGFLVQFPLDFLSEQNLMPSVGTKEAMVPTEIWT, from the exons ATGCTGCCCAAGGCTCCGCCCACGACAAGTAACCTCAACCTGGTGAGTTCTGATTTTTCCAATTCTACGGAGGTCCCGGACGTTCAAGACGGCATCCAGATGGCGGATCTTGTGGAGAGCCTGGACACCAGAGAGCTGGACATCGGAGACGGGGAAGATCTCGACTACGATGCAAATTCGCTAG GGGACTGCCGCATCCAGTTTTCAGCGGTCTACGCCACAGTGGGCTTCAAGGAGGCCAGCGCCAAGGTCTACCTTCCCACTGTGCCCATCACTGCCCGCAtcctggagatggagagattCACCACCGCCCAGGACCGTTTCAACCTGTCGCACCACCGGAGCGTCAACAAG tctcTGCCAGCGGTGTTCAAGATCGAGCTGAAACACGGCGAGTTCACGTGGTTGATTAAGAGGAAAGAGAAACACTTCATGGAGCTGCACAGGGAGCTGCGGACGTACAAGACCTTCATGAGGATCCCGCTGCCGTCACGCAG CCacacagtgaggaggaggacggtgaGGAAGAGCGAGGTGACGGAAATGCCCTCCCTGCCGAGGGGCGGGGGAGACGATCTGGTCCGTGACGAGCAGGTGTCCAGCAGGAGG agaCAATTAGAAGACTATTTGAACAAGCTGCTGAGGATGGCCATGTACCGCAAGTACCACCATACT ATGGAGTTCATCGATGTCAGCCAGCTGTCGTTCATTCATGATCTGGGGCCCAAAGGACT GGAGGGGCTGATCTACAAACGCTCGGGGGGGCATCGCATCCCCGGCATGAACTGCTGTGGCCAGAACCAGGTCTGCTACCGCTGGTCCAAACG ctGGCTGGTGGTGAAGGACTCGTGCCTGATCTACATGAAGCCGGATTCTGGAGCCATCTCcttcgtgctgctgctggacaaagAGTTCACCATCAAGATGGACTCCAAAGACACGGAGACCAAACACGGAGTGCGGATCGACAGCCtctccag GACCCTGGTGTTCAAGTGCAGCAGCTACAGACACGCACGCTGGTGGGGTCAGAGCATCGAGAGCTTCGTCAGGAATCACGGGAAGGCCTTCCTCCGGGACCACCGCTTCGGCTCGTTTGcacaggagcaggagaacatCCCAGCCAAATG GTATGTGAACGGGAAGACGTACATGGAGGACGTGGCTAATGCTCTGGAGGAGGCGAAAGAGGAAATCTTCATCACCGACTGGTG gctgAGCCCAGAGATCTTCCTGAAGAGACCCGTGGTGGAGGGCAACAGGTGGCGGCTGGACTGCATCCTCAAACGCAAGGCG CAACAAGGCGTCCGGATCTTTGTGATGTTGTACAAGGAGGTGGAGCTCGCGCTGGGCATCAACTCGGGCTACAGCAAGAGGACCCTCCTGCACCTGCACCCCAACATCAAG GTGATGCGACACCCGGACCacgtctcctcctccgtctACCTGTGGGCGCATCACGAGAAGATCGTCGTCGTCGACCAATCGGTGGCCTTCGTGGGCGGGATCGACCTGGCGTACGGCCGCTGGGACGACAGGGAGCACCGGCTGACGGACGTGGGCAGCGTGACTCGTTCCGTGGCCGTGGAGCAG GCTGGCCGCGCCAACGCTCTGCCCGGCAAGGGCGCGCCGCCGAGCGGGGGCGTCTCCGAGAGCAACGGGCGAGGAACGCCGCCCAGCGACCTGGCAGAGCTGCCCAAGCTCAAGGGGATCGGTCGGAACCGGAGGACCCGCTTCAGCCtgtacagacacctgcagaagcACGCCATGCAGCATTCAGACAGCGTGGACAGCGTGgacagcacag gcAGCGGGTCGGTGCGAAGCCTCAAGACGGACGTGGGGGAGCTGCAGGGCAACACGCGCTTCTGGCACGGGAAGGACTACTGCAACTTTGTCTACAAGGACTGGATCCAGCTGGAGAAGCCCTTCGACG ACTTCATCGACAGGTACACGAGGCCCAGGATGCCCTGGCACGACATCGCCTCGGCGGTTCATGGCAGAGCCGCCCGGGACGTGGCCAGACACTTCATCCAGCGCTGGAACTTCACCAAG ATCATGAAGCCGAAGTACCGCTCGCTGTCTTATCCATTCCTGCTGCCCAAGTCCCACTCCACCGCCAACGAGCTCAGATACCAGATCCCCGACTGTGTCACTGCCAAGGTGCAG GTGTTGCGTTCGGCAGCCGATTGGTCAGCTGGCATCAAATACCACGAGGAGTCCATCCATAACGCTTACGTCCAGGTCATCGCCAAGAGCAAACACTACATCTACATAGAG AACCAGTTCTTCATCAGCTGTGCCGAGAGCAGGCTGGTCTACAACAAGATCGGAGACGCCATCATCGAAAGGATCATCCGGGCGCACAA ggaGGGGCGGAAGTACCGCGTGTATGTCGTCACGCCTCTGCTCCCCGGGTTCGAAGGAGACATCACCACGGGAGGCGGGAACGCCATCCAGGCTGTCATGCACTTCAACTACAG GACCATGATCAGGGGGGAACACTCCATCATTTCCCAGCTGAAGAAGGAAA TGGACGATCAGTGGATGAACTACATCTCCTTCGCCGGCCTGCGCACGCACGCCGAGCTGGAAGGACGCCTGGTCACGGAGCTCATCTACGTCCACAGCAAGATGCTCATCGCCGACGACAACACGGTCATCATCG GTTCTGCTAATATCAACGACAGAAGCATGCTGGGTAAGCGCGACAGCGAGGTGGCGGTGATCGTCGAGGACTCGGAAAAGGTGGCTGcggtgatggatggacgggAGTACGAAGCTGGACCCTACGCACTTCAGCTTCGCCTCGAGTGCTTCAG GACGATCCTGGGAGGCCACAGTGACACCAGTATCGACCTGTCTGATCCCGTCAGCGATCGCTTCTATAAGGAGGTGTGGATGACCACGGCTGGCCGCAACGCCACCATTTATGAGAAG GTCTTCCGGTGCCTCCCTTCATCCTTGGTGAGGAACATGTCCGAGCTGGAGCAGTACCAGTCCATCTTGGGTCTGGCCCAGACCGACCAGGCCCGcgctcaggaggagctgcgcaaAATCCACGGCTTCCTGGTCCAGTTTCCCCTGGATTTCCTCTCGGAGCAGAACCTCATGCCCTCGGTCGGCACCAAAGAGGCCATGGTTCCAACTGAGATCTGGACATAG
- the ghsra gene encoding growth hormone secretagogue receptor a yields the protein MPTCPGLSPNCSWEGSHNASGSAELELPPLSYYSIPLLAAITVACSVLFTVGVVGNVMTILVVSRYRDMRTTTNLYLCSMAVSDLFIFVCMPLDLYRMWRYRPWRFGDALCKLFQFVSESCTYSTILCITALSVERYLAICFPLRAKALVTKRRVRALILLLWTVSLLSAGPVFLMVGVEQDSMPLTNPTFEMNESGWPLEAVDTRECRMTQYAVESGLMEAMVWLSSVFFFMPVFCLTVLYGLIGRRLWLRHRETTINSRVAYRDKSNRQTIKMLVVVVLAFVLCWLPFHVGRYLQFRSLDAPSPLLSLLSEYCSLVSVVLFYLSAAINPILYNTMSWKYRSAAARLFGVSESHPQRGRTASTVKGEGWTESTVSF from the exons ATGCCCACCTGCCCCGGTCTCTCCCCGAACTGCAGCTGGGAGGGGAGCCACAACGCGTCAGGGAGCGCTGAACTCGAACTGCCCCCGCTCAGTTACTACTCGATCCCCCTGCTCGCGGCCATCACGGTCGCCTGCTCGGTGCTCTTCACGGTGGGGGTGGTCGGTAATGTCATGACCATTTTGGTTGTGAGTAGGTACCGGGACATGCGCACCACCACCAACTTGTACCTGTGCAGCATGGCCGTGTCGGACCTGTTCATCTTCGTTTGCATGCCGCTGGACCTCTACCGCATGTGGAGGTACAGGCCGTGGCGGTTCGGGGACGCGCTCTGCAAGCTGTTCCAGTTCGTGTCGGAGTCCTGCACTTACTCAACCATCCTGTGCATCACCGCGCTGTCAGTGGAACGCTACTTGGCCATCTGCTTCCCTCTGCGCGCCAAGGCGCTGGTCACCAAGCGGCGGGTGCGCGCCCTCATCCTTCTGCTCTGGACAGTGTCCCTCCTGAGCGCCGGGCCCGTGTTCCTCATGGTTGGAGTGGAGCAGGATAGCATGCCACTTACAAATCCCACCTTTGAAATGAACGAGAGTGGCTGGCCGCTGGAGGCCGTGGACACCCGTGAGTGTAGAATGACCCAGTACGCGGTGGAGTCAGGGTTGATGGAGGCCATGGTGTGGTTGAGCTCGGTGTTCTTCTTCATGCCGGTGTTCTGTCTCACCGTTCTCTACGGCCTCATAGGCCGCCGGCTGTGGCTGAGGCACAGAGAGACAACCATAAACTCTCGGGTGGCTTACCGGGACAAGAGCAACAGGCAGACCATCAAGATGCTGG tggtCGTGGTCCTGGCCTTTGTCCTCTGCTGGCTACCGTTCCACGTGGGTCGCTACCTGCAGTTCCGCTCCCTGGACGCGCCCTCCCCGCTGCTCTCGCTGCTCTCCGAGTACTGCAGCCTGGTGTCAGTGGTTCTCTTCTACCTGAGCGCCGCCATCAACCCCATCCTGTACAACACCATGTCCTGGAAGTACAGGAGCGCGGCGGCGCGGCTCTTCGGCGTGAGCGAGAGCCACCCGCAGCGAGGACGCACGGCCAGCACGGTGAAGGGAGAAGGCTGGACGGAGTCCACTGTCAGCTTCTGA